A segment of the Nymphalis io chromosome 7, ilAglIoxx1.1, whole genome shotgun sequence genome:
tattcattaataatgtaGCTGTCAATTGTGTCATCGCCAGCTGTTTTAAAGCTTACATTAGAAATATGAAGTAACAGATCATCCCCAATCTTGGGGGTTATGAGATTATGtaattccataaaaaaatttttttttgatgaatcaTAAGCCTCAAAAGAAATCACGACAGTAATATCTcagctatttaattttatatgcagATTAGAGGAAGGAGGATGGAGTCGATATAACTCTATATTAACTATAGAAAATATGAAAAGGGTACTCAACAACTGTTGCTGATGTACCGGAAAAACAAAGATCTGAATAGTGAATTGGTTTCCTCGCTCCATTGTCGAGCAGATTTTGACAGAACCTTTTAAATTGCAGTTAAAGGAATATTTTTTGTCCTCCTGTTTGAGAtccttctaatattatttttaattatgaaaacctTTACGTTTTCTGTAAATATCATAATCGAAGTGCAGGCATACTTAAACAAGTACATACAGCTTCTGTGCTTCTCGAATTGCTTTCTTGATTCTATGCAACGTGATCCCCGGAAAATTATGTAGCTACCAAGGGTCTAAAATTTTCACTCGGAGAGGAAGTCGTAAAAAAACCATAACACGATAATCATGAAAATACATAATTGATCTATAATCTATACGTATAAATAAAGTTGAAGTGTCTGTCTTGTGATTTTAAAGTTATGGCTATTTGTGATTTaccaaaccaaaaaaaaaaaaaacatttttaaaaacgttgTCTGTATGTTTGTTAGGCTAATCTTTGAACGGCCATACATATGACTTGTCACATATGACTTGTCCTGACTGACTCATCAACGCAGAGCCTAAACCACACGAGGAACTTGAAATTTTGGCGGATGATGCATTTTATGATGTAAACATCCACTAAAGAAGAATTTACGGAAATTCCACCCCTAAAGGATTAAAATAAGGGAAGAACGGTTGTATAACAACCCGTAATTTTTAGTAAAGTTTTCAGTACgccattttttaatgtaataagaataatatttaatcttctgagaaaaaataaatgtgtacattacgttgaatttttaaaaacgacgaaatttttatgaaatcctttatatacttttttctaaccagaatgacattacATGCTTCTTacattaaaatcacagactAATAAATTCCAAGcaatcatttatcctttacttatacttaagcgcgggcgaagccgcaagCAACTGTTAGTATAGTATACATGTATAGTAAACGTTTAGATAAATCCGAATATTGGTTAAAGTAATACTTGAAACGCTGAGGGCACATGACAGTAATTATTAACAACCATTTCCAAACAGATCttaaatctataattatttactattttactaATTCAGTCgtgtaaaaaaaacaaccaaagGTTGGAAGATCTCCAAAATGATTACAGAAATTTCGGGGACAGCTAATAATCATAagaacgatatttattttttagaaaatggAAATAACAATAACTGTATATAGAAATTGccctaatatttatattctggaCCAGTAGTTTAAGagatattattgttgtttgtacaaacacacaaaaaacGACGTAGAAAGTACGGTAAATTGATActctataactttttttaattgttataaagaaTTGTTTTATTGACAGGACATGTAAAGTATTTtctaaagttattaataataataatatatttagattttaaatgaaacaaaaacttatttacatactttaatatatgacattttataacaataaaaacataattaaattagatcACAAAATGAATCAGAAATGGCACAGACTTTCAAACAAAAATTGCTTCGATTTCTGATAAACGAGAACAAAAgatattatgtttatacataataacatactGATAATGGCTATATAATTTACAGGTTTTAATAATCTAATCATCTAGAAGTCAAGTTCTTtgtaaaaacaaagaaaatgttACTAACATTGATATACATTtcacaaaattaaatgaaaactaatatttttgtatacatatagaAGCGACAATGAGAATAAACTGACTAGTTATTACAGATTTATTTGGCATACTAAGAACACattctatttaaaacaaaaaaaaaacgaattcgagaagtattgaaaaattatctgcgattttattaatataaccttCATGTACCAAGTAAGCTGTATAGATTAAGGTTAACCAATTAGACgtggtatttatatatgttttttgataaGCTCTCATAAATACCACGATCACAATGCTCGCATTTTCTTCTATTCAAACAGATAAGATAACAGTGtactacattaaaaaataaaataaataacttgtcgtagtttttttttcatttgaatttataactatcttaaaaataaaagaaatattttctagtgttatatataacaaatgagACAACTTTGACTAAGTAAAAAAGatccaaataaaacaataatataataataacatcttgggacattattcacacacggccatctgatcccaaattaagcagagtttgtactatggaaaccagacaactgatatactacatatactgcttttcttttgtaaatacatacttatatagataattacaccaagactcaggagaaacagacatgttcatgcacatgtatgacttgggtgggaatcgaacccacaaccttcggcatgaaaggcgtATCTACCAACTAAGCCAACGGTCTTGccaaagaatttatttaattatttatacaataataatttacaaaatcgaCTAATAGAATGTGCAAAGacataaattaatactaatgaTTGTCACCATACTAAAACCAGACATAACTTTTTAAGCCAATTAGTTTATTAAGGTACCAACACACATGTTTGCTTAAGCATAGTCATAATGctaaattatagattatatatacagGAATGGTGCTTCGTATAAATCTTGATATTAATGGACGATAGTGATTTACTATCAGGTAACACCTTtgcacatttaattaaatattttttttaaacataaatagttACAGTGCTACGATTTACTTACATTATGAATCTGTAACATAAAGCTGTGCTTACAGTGTTATTGTTTAAGCTATGTAAATTAATGAAgctatcatatttttataaataaatagacgcAATACAGGCATATTAAGGTGTTATAACtcctttcattatattatttaacttgatATACATGTGTATTGGTAtcttataacttattttttacacGCCTTGATCAACATTTTCTACAAAACAGTAGATTTATCTTTAAGCTCTCTTTTAGCTTCGAGTTGTAAGTTTGGCTGTTGTTATTATAGGAGCTCTATTTTTCTTCTAACGACATTTTAAGATTCAAATACATAACAAACCCGATAACAATTCCAGTCTTAATCCCAGTCTCATTTGATCTTTAATTCAAGCCACACATGAcaaaattattgtcatatttttgtaaacaatacGCTGCAACACctcaatagaaaaaaatagcaattttgTGTTGTCACATGTTGACAATAACTTTCTGTTATTACCATAAATTgtttgcaaaaataaactttacaattttttgTAATGATTTTGACTTTACAAAGAATTGCAAAGCATAGCCAAGACaagatttacaaaatatttgagtGAAAACACagctttaaaataaacttaacaattGTTTTGTAACAACTttgattttatgaataattgtaAACTTTTGGAAACACAGaatttgtcaaatatatttattcgagtttaatttaagtttgttttaaaatataaattctaaggcaaaataatattaaacatatcgTCTTAATAATGTTCATTGAATAATTCACTGTCATTCTTTAGCCatctaatttaatgtaaaaatatattatcttaatatttttataccagCAGAATAAGAACTACAAATGTTCCATACATTTAATGATACATATAAGAACTGgaattaataaatgcattcaCTCCAGAAATGTCATTAgcaatggaatattttttttatttcattttattaattattttattgaccacaaaatatattaattacattacaaacaaatattaattcgcCTTTTTATGTAGTGCACGTGAAAGTATAAAGAAActtcttatatttttactacaaaACTTGCTTTGTGTGTTTttgctaatttatttacataaattgttaCATTTCTAAGTAATATCATACCACATATTATTTCTCAATCCAGCGAGACTCCAATTGTGAGGTTTTCTATTGTTTCGACGATTATCTCGTAGATAAGATCCAAAGGGTGATTGATGAATTGTCTctgaaaaatgttaatttactgATTAGAACTAATGTCAAGGCTATTTTTATCGAGACACGATAAACAAACCAAGTATGTATGcaaatttttttcgttttgttttgCATAAATACGATTTTCTACTGAACATCCCTGCATTAAGGCTTGGTTAGCCCTTGGCGAAGCCAgggaattaaaaatttaaaagtacatgTTGTTTCGTACCAATGTTCAGAGGCAAGCCCTGTATGTATCCAGGCCATAGGGCATAtagattctatatatttacttacaatatataaagccatcatcatcaatttatctcattttattaaaataatattatttagcatGCCATTCAATAGACACTTTGGTATACTGCAATCTAGAAGTCTATAATTGAAAATGTCTAAGTTccaatttaacaaatttatattaaggtGAGATTTTTCaactaatatgaataaaacttaTCAAATGATTGAATAATATCTGCTACAcacatattgttatattttatattatgtctcatagtaaagattaatatttacaattaattaaaagtacctTAAAGTATTAGAGTTTCCCAAGTTCCTCCTCAAACAACCGTTTTCCACCCTTTAAAATCTTCTCTGAATTATTGCTATATTTCTCCATATATTCTTCCAGTCTGATCAACCATTGTGCCCAATGTTCTCTAAGCTTCTCCATAGACAGATGGTATACATCTGCTTTAGAACCATCAGTGTAAGCTATGACTAGTAAAGCATCTCGTACGTTGAAGTGTTTGTAATTCAGATCATTGCACACTGCACCAAAGTAAGCTGCCAGCTGGACTGGATTGTCGTAGGTCATTGATATCGATTTTCGTGGTTTATCTGATTTCTTCCATTCAATAAGCGTTGGTTTTTCTCTGGAAGATGACagaaattttatatgttttttcaatatatttactcTTACCTATATGCTTTTTTAAGTAATTGATttgtaaactatatatttattatataaaaaaattctatatcTGTTTAATAATATCTGTttgagtttaatatattttaatgataacaatGAAAGTCTTGATCACATAGatgtatttttcatttacaaagtttttataatatgccCTTTGTTAAAAGTAGGTAACATGACaattggtataaatatataaagagaaaaatGTCTGCCAAGGTTTGTTAACAttgtataacatttaaaatatgttatgtcaatttgatatttttgtttcatgtgTCAGGcaagaaaataaatagaaagtTAATAAGGGatcataacaaattaaatggtatattgttatattagattaattataaaaatacacttaCTCATAGTCAGCAATAGCATCAAATACTCCTCTGTATTTTAACACTGGGTGCACTACATTTGATTCTATCGCCTTCGGTGAAGATATACTTTTCAATACCTCCGCGACGGACAACCAGACACCTTCCACATCTTTTTCTATACGTAATTGGGTCCTTGGTTTCGTAAAGTATGTCTTGAGGGTATTGTGAAATTTTGTGCCAGATGCTAATTGagctgtaatataaataaacaatatttaaggaTAATGAATAtctctatttttaattacagtaacacaaactgttttatattgcttttaaattatattatgttgaaaGTTAAATTAGTGGTAAAAACTAAATTGAGAAAATTTCTAAGTTTTAAAGACCTTTACAAaacttttgaatattattgaacatgtagtatatctttgttaatttaacttaggaataattttagttttcttAAATTCAAAATGGTTCGTAAGTTCTATTTAAGGACAAACTGCATATTTCAGGGTTTTACAGCGACGCGTTTGACAATAATTAGAACATCATACTTTTGCATCTAGATCCTAACCCACTTGTTGTCAACATTCAACTTACACTATAAGATAGAGATTTCTAATTTAGACAATTTATTTCGTGATACAAGCttattttgcaattatattattttatgggcTGCAATTCCAATCGAATATTTAACTCCATCCAATTGACCCATTTAAGAATTAGTCATTCATACATGGACACCAAAGCCAATAAATATTGTGtggtcatatatatgtatagttcaATTCAATTCATATGTGAATGCTATTAACATTCCTTTGACTAtggtagtattttaaattacgacAGCCAAATCACTCATGGTCAAGACAAGgtcataatataagaaattttgcCTGTCACTCGTTTACTTGTGTTGTGATTTGTTCAACCTGGTAtgccaattatttttttgtaataacctTCAATGCAATGCTGTGTTTTACTCTCCTTGAAAATCTCACAACCTTTACACTGACTTCttacaaagttttaaataataatataccataatgaccatttgattataatttagtatatttaatgGTGTTTCTGATCTTATGTGTAaggaatatataacatatagaaAGAAATTAATCATGTTGTGATGAAGCAATAACAATTAACAAGGACAAAGCAAATATGTCgccttaatttaattgttatagagttgattgatatttaattgatactttttatcttatttgtgttagattttaatgtatattagttaaatagattagtaatgactctttcatttatttcattaccATATTTGAACAGTCAATACatgatgtataaatataagtgTGTATAGAGCTTGTAAATAGTAATTATGGAATaaagttgtatatataataaattattttataagctaaTTAAGCACTTAGATCTCATTATGTGGAGTAATAGTACTACCaaagtgataaaaaaatgtattacaaacagatatgttaaagtcaaattcataaaaatttaaactaaaatttgttttatttgtctatctgaaattattaatcaaatgtTACGTCAcatttttaagcaaaaaattTTAGTGTaaggcttattattatatatttattatgatgagccggttggcgtggtttgttgatgacttgccttttacgccgaaggttgtgggttcgattcccagctaggacaaacatttgtgtgcatgaacatgtctgtttgtcccaagtctgggtgtaattatctatataagtatgtatttacaaaataaaaatagtatatgtagtatatcagttgtctggtttccatattacaagctctgcttagtttgggatcagatggttgtgtgtgaataatgtgtcagaatatattagtattatatattatgtaatttcagTTCGAAGTGTTTTAGTttgagtaaattatttaaatatttttagtattctttttgaaattaaatagaataacaAGAATTGTAACCTTTATgtactaactatatatataatatttgttttttgtatatctGTGCAAGACAAGATTTAAGCACCTTATTATAAGCTCATTTAACATACATAACAAGTACACATCTATCTAACGATCTACCACTGAATTATAtttgagatattaaaaaatgcataaatagAGAATAGAAATTAAGGTAGAAGCATAATTAGTTTTGTTATTCGATTGGCTGAAAATGTTAGGTTCCTATAAACGGAACTGGTCAGGTTCATTCTATTTACAACTTTTGATACataattcaaatttagattttttttatgtttaaataatgataaatacaaataagaagTTATAAATTATAGCTTAACACAAATTCCCGAAGATGTTAAGCATTTTATCTtgataattaaagtaaatttagtAGCATATATGTTTCCCTACTATTATTAACACAGAtaaaaaactttgtatatatacGTATACCATCAAACATTGTCTGAAACTGAACACTTAAAACATATACaatgtattatatgtttaaaatacaatatgactGAGTCTCCTCGCCAAGTAATATATAGTGCAATGTCCTgcctatgtaatattattaatacaacttTTAAACTCATAACAGACTGGCCTAATGAcctattaagtatttttaaacagtacagtaacaatttttaatagattGTAGATGTTATACGAGTTTAGGCAATGTAGAGACTTTAAAATAAGTGTCTTGGACATAATATATAGTAGACTGTAGTGTtcaattacacaaataaaacttatccAGGTCTTAATAAACagattattaatgaatttcagCAAGTACTCATTTCATTGTAAATTCTTAGTTACATTATATAGCATGTTATTTTAcctagatataatattaaaaatatattggtatCTACttcataatacaaatatacataaaatttttacCTACCTTGATAAAATCTATTGAACTCTTCCAAACCCATTTCTTCTATCCTTTCTTTCTTCCACttatctaataatttttttgactCTTCAGTCATTgtcttgtttaatattaaagtaactgATGGGAACTGTTGGGCATAGTCATTCTGGTGTTGTTTAATTTGGAGAATTTTGTCTTCGCTTACATATCCAGGCTGGGCAGCTGAACTACCTGTGGCATTATTCACTACAAATGTCTTTATGCCTCTGACTGGTGTCCCATTAAACAATATTCCTACTAGATTAAAACAAGTCCTCGTGTTTTGCCACATATTgtgtttaaaactttttacactCTTAATAACACTGTTGTTTCTTCTATTAGCACAAAGGTTCTGATTTACTTCAGCATCTTGTCTCGTAACGTCGATAAACTTTTGCGTACTTTCATTCGATGCGGTCACTTCGTTGTTTTGATGTGATCTATTTTTAGCTAAAacagataattttataactacaaAAATGTACACGAGTATATCACACGGCGCTAAGTGTCATATGATTAAATACGAGATTTGTTCACATGCATCTGGGATTTAAGACgcattatagtatatttacttTAGAAACATTAGAACGTAATAAGGCACTGCGTTTTATctaaaatcgaataataaaatatttatcatgaagAGTAACCAGAACCACAATGACAACTAAAAGGCAATATAGAaagttgaattattaatttcacaagGTTACGATGTACAGCAAAATGCCATAATATTAgatttgcttaaaatttaaactaaccTTCCTTTCGcaatctactttttttttgcttgTTCGTTTCCAACAAGGGTCCGAAGAGTTCCTTATTCTCTTTATTGAATTGCTTTAATTTGTCCGCCGGTTTCAAGAATGAAGCGGGTTTAACTACTTTATTTCTGACACTTTGTTTTTCTAAAAAAGTTTTGAGACTGGTTGTAATAATCGGCCGAAGCATTACGAAGCGATAAAATGATGAacctttaatgaatattataaagaatgtaCCACtggaaaatgaaattaaaggaAATAGTTATTGTCAAaaagaaacttatttttattttcaaattaatttattacgctAATTCAAAaccgataaaatatatatcctaaTGTAAACGATACTCATTCCATTAACTTTTTTTCGATGTCTaaggattttaatttaaaacttcatCATTGCAAATTGGTATTGCACTAAACTActaaattagtaaattatattttaaaaaatgaataaattataattccgaacgataaataaattttagatagTTTGTCTCTTTCATTTGATGTAAATTAGATCCcaggttattttttatagaagtgTAAACTAGGATGATAGAAACAATAAGTAActttaaatgtttacatttcCTAGACAACTTACAAAAcgatttattagtaattttttaaagtaattgcattattaaaaacgtattttCCTTAAGTCTATTGGCATTTTTGCATAAACAAAACGCAAGGCACTTttcttgttaattattattaaatatatattattatgaattaatttatcacagggtttataataagtaagtatttGCATTATAAACGTATTTTCATAAATACTATTTTCATACTACTATTTGCATGACAAAACaagtaatattgttaaaaacaattttattaattataattgaaatgccTAAGCAATTCTGTTAACTGTTAATATTCTAATTTAACTGTTTTAGGCTTTGTGTTGaaagttgaattattattagttacctAATGACTGAGGAATGAGGATAATATTGGTGTTTAGAAATCAAAGTTAATTGACGTAACGTTATTGTCATCTGTTGAcactattaaaaactttataaatgtacAGTAGTACCTAAATGATGTATCATTGTACCGCTAGATGGAGTAAGTAATCCATACTGATGTGTTATttgtaagatttttattatttgagttaagttatttttaatgaacattttaatttcaagttttcATTTTCTGTTAATTTAAAACCCTATAActaagcttaaaatatatatacatttacctATCTTGCAATAGTTGTTATTATCTGTGTCGATTAACAATTTGGCGGGAAATACAGATAGAATAGAGCTCGTTGGAAAGACGCAGGCGCGAAGCCTGTAAAGAACTATGGACATTTGAAAAAGCCGGCTGTCAGCTGTGTGGTGGTCTCTTAAATGAATGACAAAGTTTATTCATTGAGTATGAGCAAGTGTCCGTAAAAGTATAGCGAaactttattgtacatataaatttatttgcaagatataaaattattaaattagcttaccgcttaaaataatgtaatatggaCTGTGAAGAGTGAAGTGAAAAAATTGCGACGAATTCTAGTGAAAAATTGCAAAGGTAagaagttaattaatttttatttatataataaaaaatatctatattacgtcacgtatacaaataaaattttacctttGAATACATTTATCCATAtgaaaaattttttattaaggttCATGTTGCctgaaaatatgaaattactTTTACAATAGTTTTCATGTATCCAAAGTGAAATTTTTTCTTTTCTCAGttccttagttttttttatattttcgaaccgatatttttttattttaaatgtatatattattttttattctttgcaATAATATACCTTcctcatttgtttttttttcatttttttttataaataacgtaattttttgtttaagtaaatttaattatttttttaaacgtattttttacGATCATCAATAAACAAATTGTAGATATAATTGATTTAgagtttgttataattttaattaattataattatgctttttgtaaatttgttaagaaaaatgtttataataatacaaagactttaataatgttttaaataatagctattataattatatatgcccttatttattctattcattacagtataaatattatatattataatatattaagtttgaGATTTTAAACTCgggctaatatttttattttgtccgTTTGGAATTACGATAATAATcactgaaattaattaaatgatctATTGAAATGACGATGAATTGTAGATTTGAATCCATAAGATAaatgtaatctatataaaatagactgcctcattggtctagtggcttaatgtaaagccgcagacccgaagtTTCTGGGTtcattcccaggtcgggccaataaaaatttattgagtttttctgtaagaaaattctcagtagcagcccggagtctggaagttcgaagcgtgtacactcccgtgtctcggcaAGCACGTAAaggcgttggtcctgcgcctgaactctttccggtcgtatcggattgccgacccatcggattatgagagtgagagaagaGAGAGAGcatctatgtttgcgcacacacttgtgcatgcacacactataatatgttctgcgtagttggctttggctaatctgtcttgagatGAGGCCGCCTTGGTCGAAGTCGATCTATaggacattaattttattattattattataaaggtcCCCATGCAGTGTTGCAGTGATTGGTACCGCCAAATTATCGAGGTTTATTTTTCAAAGAAGTTGGAAAAAGGATGAAAGTTGGTgtgcaaatatataaagaatttgGTATTGCTAGTATAAAGATATATTCGAATTCGTATGTTGCGCCTAGTGGACCTTAGGGGTCTGGTCTAGGGGAGCCTGGGCTACCGCACCGCCTTGCACCGTCATAGCCACgccactaataataaaataacataaattatgtcCTTGCTTAAGcgttttcaattttaaacacAAGAACATACGAAGAgttcgattttcaaaaatatttacaagtctATTTTGGTGATCTAATTCCAAATATGATAGACTTAGTTAAAAACTTTCAAAGCTCGTGTAAGgatcgaattttaaaatatttttctgaacGGAGTTTACTTCAGGAAAAGAAATCTTAGTTTCATCATGCTCCTCAGGCTTCACTTGATGTTCAGTCAGCATGTAACGAAATCTAGGAAATAGATTAAAGCAAGGCGTTGTCGTAtgcatatgtaatttttttggaGTCGATGCCATCTAAATCCATGCAAATcgaatctataaaaataatatcctggcaGACTACTACGCGGCGACTCTCTTTCTAGTCatctgcgcaggagatattccTATACATAGTTAGGAAGTCAAGGAAGA
Coding sequences within it:
- the LOC126769603 gene encoding mitochondrial genome maintenance exonuclease 1-like; the protein is MLRPIITTSLKTFLEKQSVRNKVVKPASFLKPADKLKQFNKENKELFGPLLETNKQKKSRLRKEAKNRSHQNNEVTASNESTQKFIDVTRQDAEVNQNLCANRRNNSVIKSVKSFKHNMWQNTRTCFNLVGILFNGTPVRGIKTFVVNNATGSSAAQPGYVSEDKILQIKQHQNDYAQQFPSVTLILNKTMTEESKKLLDKWKKERIEEMGLEEFNRFYQAQLASGTKFHNTLKTYFTKPRTQLRIEKDVEGVWLSVAEVLKSISSPKAIESNVVHPVLKYRGVFDAIADYEEKPTLIEWKKSDKPRKSISMTYDNPVQLAAYFGAVCNDLNYKHFNVRDALLVIAYTDGSKADVYHLSMEKLREHWAQWLIRLEEYMEKYSNNSEKILKGGKRLFEEELGKL